The Deltaproteobacteria bacterium genome window below encodes:
- the sucD gene encoding succinate--CoA ligase subunit alpha encodes MSIIANKDTKLIFQGMTGKWGQYYSKRMIDYGTNIVAGVTPGRSGETVHEVPIYDNIREALDHESADASITFTPASTTKNAILESIDAGLKLIICIVEGVPVHDMMIVRRRLRDSDAILIGPNSPGIITPGEFISGFMPANAFKKGNVGIMSRSGTLTYQVAHLLSEAGYGQSTCLGLGGDPIVGLSYIDVLKMFGDDPETDLVVLIGEIGGAKEEEAAAFIQKEYKKPVVAFIAGRSAPEGKTMGHAGAIVSEGKGTYGSKVTAFNDAGVPVAAIITDIPRLVGEKLGK; translated from the coding sequence ATGAGTATTATAGCGAACAAAGATACCAAACTGATTTTCCAGGGAATGACGGGAAAGTGGGGGCAATATTATTCCAAGCGTATGATCGACTATGGAACAAACATTGTGGCTGGCGTGACCCCTGGAAGAAGCGGAGAAACGGTCCATGAGGTACCGATATACGACAACATACGAGAAGCGCTCGACCATGAGTCTGCAGACGCTTCCATAACCTTCACACCTGCGTCGACAACGAAGAACGCGATTCTCGAGTCAATCGATGCCGGCTTGAAACTGATAATCTGCATCGTCGAAGGCGTGCCGGTCCACGACATGATGATCGTTCGCAGAAGACTGCGGGATTCAGACGCGATTCTGATCGGTCCGAATAGCCCCGGGATAATCACTCCCGGTGAATTTATCTCAGGATTCATGCCGGCAAACGCCTTTAAGAAGGGTAATGTTGGAATCATGTCGAGGAGCGGAACGCTCACCTATCAGGTAGCCCACCTGTTGAGCGAAGCCGGGTACGGCCAATCGACCTGTCTGGGCCTTGGAGGGGATCCCATCGTCGGCTTATCCTATATTGATGTATTGAAAATGTTCGGTGACGACCCTGAGACGGATCTCGTTGTACTCATCGGGGAAATCGGCGGGGCAAAGGAAGAGGAGGCAGCAGCGTTTATCCAGAAGGAATACAAGAAACCAGTCGTGGCGTTTATTGCCGGACGAAGTGCGCCGGAAGGAAAAACCATGGGACACGCGGGGGCAATCGTATCTGAAGGAAAGGGTACATATGGTTCCAAGGTAACAGCGTTTAATGATGCCGGCGTGCCCGTGGCGGCAATCATTACAGACATTCCCAGGCTGGTCGGGGAGAAGCTGGGGAAATAA
- a CDS encoding acetate--CoA ligase family protein encodes MKCKEYQAKAVFRKYDIPVPQSVLVSSPGELASAFESIGFPSVLKAQVLTGGRGKAGGIKIVESPEEGITQGEKLLKSEIKGLKVKQVLLEEKINVAREYYVGIITDRDAYCPMAIVSSRGGMDVEEVSKTYPDKISKKHVDFLYGLQEYDARDLAYSCGIAKEDINSVVQIITKLYALYKGCDAELTEINPLVVSTDGLIMAADGRLNIDDMALYRQPELAAYKEVENEKEAAIKYIDVGGNVGIISSGAGMTMTVMDQVAAVGGKPANFLDGGLGLLSNASKIGLEIFAERGVDSILFSTYTGGRSDVMAQKFVEAIESMPELNIPIIVRFQGLNQEEAEKIVSNCTYDNIHIAHGIDESAKMAVKLARR; translated from the coding sequence ATGAAGTGCAAAGAATACCAAGCCAAGGCCGTCTTTCGTAAATACGACATACCCGTGCCTCAAAGTGTGCTGGTCAGCAGCCCCGGTGAATTGGCAAGCGCCTTTGAGAGTATTGGATTCCCTTCGGTACTGAAGGCACAGGTCCTCACGGGAGGAAGGGGAAAGGCCGGCGGAATCAAAATAGTTGAATCCCCGGAAGAAGGAATAACACAGGGGGAGAAACTTCTTAAGTCTGAAATCAAGGGATTGAAGGTAAAACAGGTATTACTCGAAGAAAAAATCAATGTCGCTCGTGAATACTATGTGGGGATCATAACGGATCGTGACGCATACTGTCCAATGGCAATCGTCAGCTCGAGAGGGGGAATGGACGTCGAGGAGGTCAGCAAAACCTATCCGGACAAGATCAGCAAGAAGCACGTCGATTTCCTTTACGGGCTTCAGGAGTACGATGCGCGTGATCTGGCATATTCCTGCGGGATCGCGAAAGAAGACATCAACAGTGTCGTCCAGATCATCACGAAACTGTATGCGCTGTACAAGGGATGTGACGCGGAATTGACGGAAATCAATCCCCTGGTTGTCAGCACGGACGGCCTCATCATGGCTGCAGACGGGCGGCTGAACATTGATGACATGGCGCTGTATCGGCAACCTGAACTGGCCGCATATAAAGAGGTTGAAAATGAAAAGGAGGCGGCAATCAAATATATCGATGTCGGAGGAAATGTCGGGATCATAAGCAGCGGTGCGGGAATGACCATGACGGTCATGGACCAGGTTGCCGCGGTTGGTGGAAAACCGGCAAATTTCCTGGATGGTGGCCTCGGGCTGTTAAGTAATGCCTCGAAGATAGGCCTGGAAATATTCGCGGAGCGCGGCGTTGATTCGATCTTGTTCAGTACCTACACGGGGGGGCGAAGTGATGTCATGGCCCAGAAATTCGTGGAAGCGATCGAGAGCATGCCTGAACTCAATATCCCCATCATCGTGAGATTTCAGGGCTTGAACCAGGAAGAGGCGGAAAAAATCGTTTCCAACTGTACATACGACAACATTCACATCGCACACGGTATTGATGAATCAGCCAAGATGGCCGTAAAACTGGCAAGGAGGTAA
- a CDS encoding MFS transporter, producing the protein MNTERSAVSVSNGDHYRWMILGLLTTAQLVMSLGAYSWGPMAPFLRDAFGISRTQIGTIVSSLYLFSVIIALPSGIAVDRLGSRIMLIIALAIMGGSFILLSAANYFSIIIILAGISGIGYGMINQISTKAIMIWFRSTTRATVMGIKQTGVTLGGALGAVLLPALSIAYGWRVAMITTGALMLIIAIASCVYYREQPVTAPAANSTNAPSPPSNWRKDFSDLWSKRSIRLLCFVSMLLASSQTCIASFLVLYLEEDLNLSIAMSGICLSLFMMAGTAGRIIWGIISDRIFGGDRQKPIIILSVIACATALCVAFFSPSSPLFLIFLCCILLGFTFMGWNAVYLTLGAEIAGPKLAGAVTGITITVCWTGIILGPPIFGIISDTVGYFWGWIMLSLFGCISAISFARFSKVTVQNMAE; encoded by the coding sequence ATGAACACTGAACGCTCAGCAGTGAGTGTTTCAAATGGCGATCATTACAGGTGGATGATTCTCGGACTCCTGACCACTGCGCAGTTGGTCATGTCATTGGGAGCGTATTCCTGGGGCCCGATGGCACCCTTTTTACGGGATGCGTTTGGTATCAGTCGTACCCAGATAGGAACTATTGTCTCATCGTTATATCTTTTTTCCGTCATCATAGCGTTACCGTCAGGAATTGCGGTTGACCGGCTGGGATCCCGCATCATGCTGATCATCGCCCTGGCCATCATGGGTGGCTCCTTCATTCTTCTCTCGGCTGCAAATTACTTTTCCATTATCATCATATTGGCCGGAATATCGGGGATTGGTTATGGAATGATCAATCAAATTTCCACCAAGGCAATTATGATATGGTTCCGAAGCACGACCAGGGCTACTGTCATGGGCATCAAGCAGACCGGGGTGACCCTGGGAGGGGCATTGGGAGCCGTATTATTGCCCGCCCTGTCAATTGCATATGGGTGGCGAGTGGCCATGATAACCACCGGTGCGTTGATGCTGATTATCGCCATAGCATCATGTGTCTATTACCGGGAACAGCCGGTTACGGCACCCGCCGCCAATTCCACCAACGCACCATCTCCGCCATCCAATTGGCGAAAAGACTTCTCTGACTTATGGTCCAAAAGGTCCATCAGGCTTCTCTGCTTTGTTTCCATGCTGCTCGCCTCATCTCAAACATGCATAGCCTCTTTTCTGGTTTTATATTTGGAAGAGGACCTCAACCTCTCAATTGCCATGTCCGGCATCTGTCTTTCTCTTTTCATGATGGCGGGAACAGCAGGAAGGATCATCTGGGGCATAATCAGTGACCGGATATTTGGGGGAGACAGGCAAAAACCGATTATTATCCTGAGTGTAATTGCGTGCGCGACCGCTCTCTGTGTCGCATTTTTCTCACCGTCATCCCCGCTTTTCTTGATATTTCTCTGTTGCATATTGCTGGGCTTTACCTTCATGGGCTGGAATGCCGTGTACCTCACGCTGGGGGCGGAAATAGCCGGTCCCAAACTGGCCGGCGCGGTAACAGGCATTACCATTACTGTCTGCTGGACAGGGATAATCCTGGGTCCGCCGATATTTGGAATCATATCCGATACCGTGGGGTATTTCTGGGGGTGGATAATGTTATCACTGTTTGGATGTATCAGTGCCATTTCATTCGCCCGCTTTTCCAAAGTCACCGTTCAGAACATGGCCGAATAG
- the meaB gene encoding methylmalonyl Co-A mutase-associated GTPase MeaB, which produces MHHKYTISRYEYCNLSINTKYSREYITLQDLLKEFRQGNRRALAKIISQIENERPGREYILKNEFHSTGKAKIIGFTGSPGVGKSSLIDNLVNKIRKNDETVGIVAVDPTSPFTGGALLGDRIRMQNHSLDKDIFIRSMGTRGSLGGLARNSKDVVKIMDAFGKDWIIVETVGVGQAEVDIINIADCIVVILTPNAGDSIQTMKAGIMEIADIFVVNKCDLPGVDRIVTEIETMLSMHYKKQDWLPPIVKTSSSTDEGIDELFQTINKHYDYLQKHNILKLKQQEKEKTEVLDILHHQWKDLVQRYLDNNGSANEVINKVMRREIDPYSGASEILKYIIKSENFSDDT; this is translated from the coding sequence ATGCACCATAAATACACGATTTCCAGGTATGAATATTGCAATTTATCAATAAATACGAAATATTCTAGGGAGTATATTACATTGCAAGACTTACTCAAGGAGTTTCGGCAAGGAAATCGACGGGCATTGGCGAAAATAATATCTCAGATTGAAAACGAAAGGCCCGGGCGTGAATACATTCTTAAAAATGAATTCCATTCAACGGGGAAGGCTAAAATAATTGGTTTTACTGGTTCCCCTGGTGTCGGCAAAAGCTCCCTTATAGATAATCTTGTAAATAAAATCAGAAAAAACGATGAAACCGTGGGCATAGTGGCAGTCGATCCAACAAGCCCTTTTACTGGAGGAGCGCTTTTGGGGGATCGGATCCGGATGCAGAATCACTCTCTAGACAAAGATATATTTATACGAAGCATGGGTACAAGGGGCAGTCTAGGAGGTCTTGCAAGAAATTCAAAAGATGTTGTCAAGATAATGGATGCATTCGGGAAAGATTGGATTATTGTTGAAACAGTTGGAGTGGGCCAGGCAGAAGTTGATATAATAAATATTGCAGACTGTATCGTCGTTATCCTTACACCAAATGCTGGTGATAGCATCCAGACCATGAAAGCAGGTATTATGGAAATTGCTGATATTTTTGTGGTCAATAAATGCGATTTACCGGGTGTTGACAGAATTGTTACGGAAATTGAGACGATGCTCAGCATGCATTACAAAAAACAAGATTGGTTACCTCCTATTGTAAAAACCTCATCCTCTACTGATGAGGGAATCGATGAATTATTTCAAACCATTAACAAACACTATGACTATCTCCAAAAGCATAATATCCTCAAATTAAAACAACAAGAGAAAGAAAAAACAGAAGTGCTGGATATATTACATCACCAATGGAAAGATTTAGTTCAAAGATACTTAGATAATAACGGATCTGCTAATGAAGTAATTAATAAAGTTATGAGGCGTGAAATTGATCCCTATTCCGGCGCATCGGAAATTTTAAAATATATAATAAAATCAGAAAATTTTTCTGATGATACGTAA
- a CDS encoding sigma 54-interacting transcriptional regulator, which produces MSHNYNDSKSLKINELKREISELKLILENLNNGICVFNKDGFLIEVNSAVYRLTGLKKSYTIGTHVNDFIRKKYIDESVVLAVLENKQEVTIMQSYPTGKECMVMGIPIIDDEGNIERIISIISDVTELKKLQDELLNIRKFNQFIENKKNYIIAESEEMKRVLELAFRFAKLDTTLLILGESGVGKELVAQLIYENSDRKEEGDFIKVNCAAIPEHLLESEFFGYEKGAFTGANSRGKQGVFELADRGILFLDEIGDLSLTLQGKVLRVLQEREFTRVGGTKPIQINTRIISATNRNLEQMVYNNEFRQDLYYRLNVLPLVIPPLRIRPSDIIALINKFLEKFNKQYATRKTFSPQAMQYLLNYNWPGNVRELANLVERTILVSHKDKIEPEDLPRSICGKKISEKEYRGKLKDAVENFERDIIKTTFEKYGNTYAAADALGISQPTFVRRVHKYKLNKNAP; this is translated from the coding sequence ATGTCACATAATTATAACGATTCCAAATCCTTAAAGATCAACGAATTAAAAAGGGAAATTTCTGAATTAAAATTGATTCTTGAAAATTTAAATAACGGAATATGTGTATTCAATAAAGATGGTTTCCTGATTGAGGTTAATTCAGCTGTATATAGACTGACAGGACTAAAAAAAAGTTATACAATCGGAACACACGTAAATGATTTTATTAGAAAAAAATATATTGATGAATCTGTGGTATTAGCTGTTCTTGAAAACAAGCAAGAAGTTACAATTATGCAATCTTATCCAACAGGAAAAGAATGTATGGTAATGGGCATACCGATCATCGATGATGAGGGAAACATTGAAAGAATCATCTCTATTATAAGTGATGTCACAGAGCTCAAGAAGCTTCAAGATGAACTATTAAACATACGGAAATTCAATCAATTTATCGAAAATAAGAAAAATTATATAATTGCTGAAAGTGAAGAAATGAAGCGTGTCTTGGAGTTGGCTTTTCGATTTGCAAAACTCGACACAACATTGCTCATTTTAGGTGAATCAGGAGTTGGCAAGGAACTCGTGGCTCAATTAATTTATGAAAATAGTGATAGAAAAGAAGAAGGTGATTTTATTAAAGTAAATTGTGCTGCAATTCCAGAACATCTCCTTGAATCTGAATTTTTTGGGTATGAAAAAGGCGCGTTTACAGGAGCTAACAGTAGAGGTAAGCAAGGTGTTTTTGAATTAGCTGATAGAGGTATTCTTTTTCTTGATGAAATCGGCGACCTTTCCTTAACTCTGCAAGGAAAGGTACTCAGAGTCTTACAAGAGCGAGAATTTACGCGTGTGGGCGGCACAAAACCAATTCAAATAAATACAAGAATCATATCGGCAACAAATAGGAATCTGGAACAGATGGTTTATAATAATGAATTTCGTCAGGATTTGTATTACCGACTCAATGTGTTACCATTAGTAATACCACCATTGCGAATAAGACCATCTGATATAATCGCATTAATTAACAAATTCTTGGAAAAATTTAACAAACAATATGCAACTCGAAAAACCTTTTCACCCCAAGCAATGCAATACCTGTTGAATTATAATTGGCCCGGAAATGTTCGAGAGCTAGCCAATTTAGTAGAACGCACAATTTTGGTTTCACATAAGGATAAAATTGAACCAGAAGATTTGCCTAGATCAATTTGTGGTAAAAAAATAAGTGAAAAGGAATATCGAGGGAAATTAAAAGATGCAGTGGAAAACTTTGAAAGAGATATTATAAAAACCACTTTTGAAAAATACGGTAATACTTATGCCGCTGCAGACGCGCTTGGAATAAGTCAACCAACCTTCGTCAGGAGAGTCCATAAATATAAATTAAATAAAAATGCACCATAA
- a CDS encoding methylmalonyl-CoA mutase — translation MDNSEKKIMKEKDRWTNESLSKKPVKPVRTDAGMDVDVLYVPKERSQEKYLKEIGFPGEYPFTRGVQPSMYRGNVWSFRQYAGYSTAEESNRRYKFLLEHGQTGLSVAFDLPTQLGFDSSDPSILADEVGRVGVAVDSLEDMEQLFEGIPLDQITTSFTCNAQTVVILAMYIITGEKQGVPMGKLRGTLQNDIIKEYLARGTYIFPPKPSLRLTADVIEFCSKEVPKFNSISISGYHVRESGANAYQEVAYALSEARTYTDEVLKRGLDVDDFAPRLSFIFSSSLELFEEAAKHRACRRLWAKIMKEEYGSKDPRSQMMRFFAGCDGSSFAAKEPLNNIIRATLECLATVLGGAQSCHVMSYDEAYTIPTEESARLSLRTQQIIAYETGICSTVDPLGGSYYVEHLTDVIEEKAREEMKWVEDNGGMVACVEKGLIHEKLAKQAYEKEKAIRNGERTVVGVNKYIMGESKDAQTGRENAKTGIELSKVDPDVYKKQLKKLNNIRKNRDNAKVEKLLNDLKKAAESDNENVMPYVLDAVRNYATMGEMIGVLKSVYGTFRCPTGI, via the coding sequence ATGGATAATTCAGAAAAAAAAATAATGAAAGAAAAAGATCGGTGGACTAATGAAAGCCTGAGCAAGAAACCAGTTAAACCAGTTCGTACAGATGCGGGGATGGATGTTGACGTACTGTATGTACCCAAAGAAAGGTCTCAGGAAAAGTATCTCAAAGAAATTGGATTTCCTGGAGAATATCCTTTTACACGGGGCGTGCAGCCATCCATGTATCGAGGCAACGTATGGTCATTTAGACAATATGCAGGATACTCGACAGCGGAAGAGTCGAATAGACGGTACAAGTTTCTCTTGGAACATGGTCAAACCGGTCTGAGCGTTGCGTTTGATCTGCCCACCCAATTGGGTTTTGACTCAAGTGATCCTTCAATATTGGCTGATGAAGTCGGGAGAGTTGGTGTCGCAGTTGATAGTTTGGAAGATATGGAGCAACTTTTTGAAGGAATACCACTTGATCAGATTACCACATCATTTACATGTAACGCTCAGACTGTCGTAATTCTGGCTATGTATATCATTACAGGTGAAAAACAGGGTGTGCCCATGGGAAAATTACGGGGCACCTTACAAAATGATATTATTAAAGAGTATCTTGCAAGAGGGACATATATATTCCCACCCAAACCGTCTCTCCGACTCACTGCGGATGTCATTGAGTTCTGTTCCAAAGAGGTACCCAAATTCAACTCCATCAGTATTTCAGGTTATCATGTCAGAGAATCCGGCGCCAACGCTTATCAGGAAGTAGCCTACGCATTGTCTGAAGCACGTACGTATACGGATGAAGTTCTCAAAAGGGGACTTGACGTGGATGATTTTGCTCCCCGTTTAAGCTTTATTTTTTCAAGCAGTCTAGAGTTATTCGAAGAAGCCGCCAAACACCGAGCGTGTAGGCGTTTATGGGCAAAAATTATGAAGGAAGAATATGGTTCCAAAGATCCCAGATCCCAGATGATGAGATTTTTTGCTGGGTGCGATGGTTCATCATTTGCGGCAAAGGAACCCTTGAACAATATTATTCGTGCTACTTTAGAATGTCTAGCTACTGTTCTGGGTGGAGCTCAATCTTGTCACGTTATGTCATATGATGAAGCATATACAATACCTACCGAGGAATCAGCTCGTCTTTCTTTACGCACACAACAAATTATAGCTTATGAAACGGGGATATGCAGTACAGTTGATCCCCTTGGGGGATCGTATTACGTCGAACATCTCACTGACGTGATTGAGGAAAAAGCAAGAGAAGAAATGAAATGGGTTGAAGACAACGGAGGAATGGTTGCTTGTGTAGAAAAGGGCCTAATCCATGAGAAACTGGCAAAACAAGCATATGAGAAAGAAAAAGCCATCAGAAATGGCGAGCGGACTGTTGTTGGAGTTAACAAATATATAATGGGTGAATCCAAAGATGCACAAACAGGCCGAGAAAATGCGAAGACAGGTATTGAGTTATCGAAAGTTGATCCCGATGTTTACAAAAAACAACTAAAGAAACTCAATAATATAAGAAAAAATAGGGATAACGCAAAAGTTGAGAAACTACTGAATGATCTGAAAAAAGCTGCTGAATCCGATAACGAGAACGTAATGCCCTATGTTCTGGATGCGGTGCGCAACTATGCCACAATGGGTGAAATGATTGGTGTACTTAAAAGTGTTTACGGCACTTTCAGATGTCCGACAGGTATATGA
- a CDS encoding cobalamin B12-binding domain-containing protein — translation MHMQDEKIRVLIGKPGLDGHDRGAKVVALVLKDAGMEVIYTGLHQSPEQIVQAAIDEDVDVIGLSVLSGVHMSASKKVLELLKKEGMAGEKIIMVGGTIHSDEDIVELKKMGVNGVFPTESSFEDIVSFVRKAVEEKRTQRK, via the coding sequence ATGCATATGCAGGATGAAAAGATAAGAGTGTTAATTGGAAAACCAGGGCTTGACGGTCATGATCGAGGGGCAAAAGTTGTGGCATTGGTACTCAAGGATGCCGGTATGGAAGTTATATACACGGGTTTGCATCAATCGCCAGAGCAAATAGTTCAGGCTGCAATTGATGAAGATGTCGATGTGATAGGTTTAAGTGTACTTTCCGGTGTTCATATGAGTGCGAGCAAGAAAGTTTTAGAATTGTTGAAAAAAGAAGGCATGGCAGGTGAAAAGATAATTATGGTTGGAGGTACTATCCACTCTGATGAGGATATTGTGGAATTAAAAAAGATGGGGGTTAACGGTGTATTCCCGACCGAAAGTTCATTTGAGGATATAGTCAGTTTCGTTCGTAAGGCTGTCGAGGAGAAGAGGACCCAGAGAAAATGA
- a CDS encoding L-2-amino-thiazoline-4-carboxylic acid hydrolase codes for MDDKTKSHFEKNYPASSGPEAQGSLAKALYEKGGAETLPLIASIFRRLGAVQGVKMRKKLGCEDFKSAAWGLFGPALKAQPPRAEFIELTDNKLVIKAFTCRLGLFGAGRNLCEAIMEIDRAMVSGMVGKDVDMKIEKTLAADDDCCLIEIRIV; via the coding sequence ATGGATGACAAAACAAAGTCTCACTTCGAGAAAAACTATCCGGCCTCGTCCGGACCCGAGGCACAGGGGTCATTGGCGAAAGCGCTGTACGAGAAGGGTGGAGCCGAAACACTGCCACTCATAGCATCCATATTCAGGAGGCTGGGTGCCGTGCAGGGCGTAAAAATGAGAAAGAAACTCGGGTGTGAAGATTTCAAATCGGCAGCATGGGGCCTTTTCGGCCCCGCATTGAAAGCGCAACCGCCGCGAGCTGAGTTCATTGAACTTACGGATAATAAGCTTGTCATCAAGGCGTTTACCTGCAGACTGGGTCTTTTTGGTGCGGGAAGGAATCTGTGCGAGGCTATCATGGAAATTGACAGAGCGATGGTCAGCGGAATGGTCGGCAAAGACGTTGACATGAAAATAGAAAAAACTCTCGCCGCCGATGATGACTGCTGCCTTATTGAAATTAGAATTGTTTAA
- a CDS encoding MmgE/PrpD family protein: protein MNVSMKLAEFITGINYSDFKSDIIEKSKEAVLDWLGVTIAGTREEAGLLINNYVITQCSKGNVSIIGTPIKTSVSDAALAMGTLSHALDFDDISWPMIGHPSVTILPAIFALCEEKELPGWKGLEAFVTGFEVESLLGEATSEYHYHHGWHTTGTLGPLGSAAACSKILELDAQKICNALGIAASHASGLRQNFGTMTKPLHAGNAARGGLVAALLAKSGFTADESIFDAALGFPNVFCGKDNHKIFELDQKLNLNKPWSLLNPGQTLKKYPSCGLTSAAIDCMIDLCHEQNIIASEIKEIECAVAHEVTNVLIRNRPQSGLEGKFSMEYCLAVAALDNIVGLKQFTDHRVAADDVQDLLRRVTIVTDDSLHMGESRVRITTDRGVYEKASLHAIGTPENPMTYDEIKDKFRMCSEDILNNDVISQIIDSVTILDDIKNLKYFVSLTCPM from the coding sequence ATGAATGTGAGCATGAAGTTGGCCGAATTCATAACTGGTATCAATTATTCCGATTTTAAATCCGATATCATTGAAAAAAGTAAAGAGGCAGTACTTGATTGGCTCGGTGTAACGATCGCCGGCACGAGAGAAGAAGCCGGGTTGCTGATCAATAATTATGTGATTACTCAATGTAGCAAAGGTAACGTATCGATTATCGGAACCCCAATAAAAACCTCGGTTTCAGATGCCGCACTTGCAATGGGGACCCTCTCGCATGCACTGGATTTTGACGATATCTCCTGGCCGATGATCGGGCATCCGAGTGTCACGATTTTGCCGGCAATATTTGCTCTCTGTGAGGAGAAAGAATTACCCGGTTGGAAGGGTCTTGAAGCGTTTGTTACGGGATTTGAGGTAGAATCTCTATTGGGAGAGGCAACTAGTGAATACCATTACCATCATGGATGGCATACCACAGGTACTCTTGGACCTCTCGGATCGGCCGCCGCATGTTCAAAAATTCTTGAACTTGATGCACAGAAAATTTGTAATGCCTTAGGTATTGCTGCATCACATGCCTCGGGGCTTCGTCAGAATTTTGGTACGATGACGAAACCTTTGCATGCCGGCAACGCCGCCCGCGGGGGTCTGGTAGCGGCCCTTCTCGCCAAATCAGGTTTTACCGCAGACGAGAGTATTTTCGATGCCGCTCTCGGTTTTCCCAATGTCTTCTGTGGAAAAGATAATCATAAAATATTCGAACTTGATCAAAAACTGAATTTGAATAAACCCTGGTCTCTTTTAAATCCCGGTCAAACGTTAAAAAAATATCCGAGTTGTGGTCTGACCAGTGCGGCTATTGATTGTATGATTGATCTTTGCCATGAGCAAAACATAATCGCATCTGAAATTAAAGAAATTGAATGTGCCGTTGCTCACGAAGTCACCAATGTTTTGATTAGAAACAGGCCCCAGAGTGGGCTAGAAGGCAAATTCAGCATGGAATACTGCCTTGCTGTCGCGGCATTGGATAATATCGTGGGCTTAAAACAATTTACTGATCACAGGGTAGCCGCTGATGATGTACAGGACCTGTTGCGTAGGGTGACAATTGTCACTGATGATTCCTTACATATGGGCGAATCCAGAGTCAGGATTACAACGGACAGGGGAGTTTACGAAAAAGCTTCGTTGCATGCCATTGGTACCCCTGAGAATCCCATGACCTATGATGAAATCAAAGACAAATTTCGGATGTGTTCCGAGGATATCCTCAACAATGACGTAATTTCTCAAATTATTGATTCCGTCACGATACTAGACGATATTAAGAATTTAAAGTATTTCGTCAGCTTAACTTGTCCAATGTGA
- the dctP gene encoding TRAP transporter substrate-binding protein DctP, which produces MAKKTLSILILMVMFTFVAIMPGSIADVQAEVIKVSMIGTLPVGHHLTKALEMYKKYVEENSNGRVQIDIYPAQQLYNDKDLVSVLPRGAVDMAIANLDMWTGLVPAAGFFFIPMMFKDEDDLFRAAHGVPGDILAQNLENCNVKAIGWCLYDTISMIFKDPVVQIEDFKGKRMRAYGQTISYFEEALGASPTMMSSGEVYQALQKGTIDGAMSGITSFDARKWYEVAKHVPDVTFTPYPYVIVANLKFWNSLPEDLQKVFLDGAITIEEFTKKAAQEAHDKSRDVCEKNGVVFDAISDEELARWRQVSVPILMKKFKENFDPKEAERMFVYMKEN; this is translated from the coding sequence ATGGCTAAGAAAACATTATCAATATTGATTCTCATGGTTATGTTTACCTTTGTGGCAATTATGCCGGGATCAATTGCCGATGTCCAAGCAGAGGTAATTAAGGTAAGCATGATAGGTACCCTGCCAGTTGGACACCACCTCACAAAAGCACTTGAAATGTATAAAAAGTACGTTGAAGAAAACTCCAATGGACGCGTACAGATCGACATATATCCAGCTCAACAACTTTATAATGACAAAGATTTGGTGAGTGTATTGCCACGCGGTGCTGTTGATATGGCGATAGCAAATCTTGATATGTGGACCGGATTAGTGCCTGCAGCAGGGTTCTTTTTTATACCGATGATGTTTAAAGATGAAGACGACCTTTTTCGTGCCGCACATGGAGTTCCTGGAGACATACTAGCTCAAAACTTGGAAAATTGTAACGTAAAGGCTATTGGGTGGTGTCTTTACGATACAATTAGCATGATCTTTAAAGATCCAGTTGTTCAAATAGAAGATTTTAAAGGCAAAAGGATGCGGGCCTATGGACAAACAATTTCATATTTTGAGGAAGCTCTTGGTGCTTCACCAACAATGATGAGTTCGGGAGAAGTTTATCAAGCATTGCAAAAAGGAACTATAGATGGAGCAATGTCAGGTATAACATCTTTTGACGCGCGTAAATGGTATGAGGTTGCTAAGCACGTACCCGATGTAACATTTACACCCTATCCATATGTAATTGTTGCAAATCTCAAATTTTGGAATTCACTGCCAGAGGATCTACAGAAGGTATTTCTGGATGGGGCAATAACAATAGAAGAATTTACAAAAAAAGCTGCACAAGAAGCTCATGATAAAAGTCGCGACGTTTGTGAAAAAAATGGTGTTGTATTTGATGCAATATCTGATGAGGAACTTGCAAGGTGGCGGCAGGTTTCAGTACCGATTCTGATGAAAAAATTTAAAGAAAACTTTGATCCCAAGGAAGCTGAACGAATGTTTGTTTATATGAAGGAAAACTAA